The Amycolatopsis sp. QT-25 genomic sequence CGGGGAGATCAAGTACCTCGTGCGGATGGGCATCACGGCCGAGGAGTTCGCCGCTCGCCCTTCGGACGACCTGCGTGACCTCGGCAGGCGCGGCCAGCACCGGCGGCCCCGGCGCGGCAAGCACTGGCGCACCCCCGCCGCGGTCAGCGGCTGATCATCCCGGACTCGTAGGCGAAGACGACGGCCTGGACGCGGTCGCGAAGGCCGAGTTTCGTCAGGATCCGGCCGACGTGGGTCTTCACCGTCCCCGGCGAGAGGTACAGCAGGCCGGCGATCTCGGCGTTGGACAGGCCCCGCGCCAGTTGCTGGAGCACCTCGTGTTCGCGCCCGGTGAGCAGCGCGAGCCTGCCGTCCGGTGCCGACGTGGGCAGACCGCCGGTGACGACGCGGTCGAGCAGCCGCCGGGTGACGGTGGGCGCGAGGGTGGCCTCCCCGGCGGCGACCACGCGGACGCCGGCGAGGAGATCCGGCGCCAGCGAGTCCTTGAGCAGGAATCCGCTCGCCCCCGCCTGGAGTGCGGCGTAGACGTATTCGTCCAGGTCGAAGGTGGTCAGCACCAGCACACGGGCTCGATGAGCCTTGGCGATCGCGGCGGTGGCCTCGACGCCGTCCATTTCGGGCATCCGGATGTCCATGAGCACGACGTCGGGATCGAGCTCCGCCACCAGCGTGACGGCCTCCGCACCGTCACCCGCTTCGCCGATGACGTCGATGTCGTCCGCGTTGTCCAGGATCATCCGCAGACCGGTGCGCACGAGCGCCTGGTCGTCGGCGATGACCACCCGGATCGTCATGACGGCAGGGACGCGCGGACGGCGAAGCCGCGGTCCGGCCGGGGTCCCGCGTCGAAGGTGCCGCCCAGTACGTTCACTCGCTCCCGCATCCCTTCGAGGCCGTGCCCGGTGCCGGACGGCGCTTCCGCCGCGATGCCGTCGTCGGTCACCTCGATCTCCAGTGTTCCGGGCCCGTACCGCAGCACGATAGTCAC encodes the following:
- a CDS encoding response regulator transcription factor; amino-acid sequence: MTIRVVIADDQALVRTGLRMILDNADDIDVIGEAGDGAEAVTLVAELDPDVVLMDIRMPEMDGVEATAAIAKAHRARVLVLTTFDLDEYVYAALQAGASGFLLKDSLAPDLLAGVRVVAAGEATLAPTVTRRLLDRVVTGGLPTSAPDGRLALLTGREHEVLQQLARGLSNAEIAGLLYLSPGTVKTHVGRILTKLGLRDRVQAVVFAYESGMISR